In one window of Bradyrhizobium sp. AZCC 1721 DNA:
- the nusB gene encoding transcription antitermination factor NusB: protein MAEKKPAKTPDKKANRRGAARLAAVQALYQMDIAGAGINDIFAEFESHWLGNEVEGEKYLPAEAAFFRDVVSGVVRDQARLDPLIDDALQKGWPLKRIDAILRAVLRAGSYELEHRKDVPGRVVVSEYVDVAHAFVERDETGMVNAVLDQIARQFRADEFTRG from the coding sequence ATGGCAGAGAAGAAGCCCGCCAAAACTCCCGACAAGAAAGCCAACCGCCGTGGCGCGGCGCGGCTCGCCGCCGTGCAGGCGCTGTACCAGATGGACATCGCGGGGGCCGGGATCAACGACATTTTCGCCGAGTTTGAAAGCCACTGGCTCGGCAACGAGGTCGAGGGCGAGAAATACCTGCCGGCGGAAGCCGCATTCTTCCGCGACGTCGTATCGGGCGTGGTCCGCGACCAGGCGAGGCTCGATCCTCTGATCGACGACGCGCTGCAGAAGGGCTGGCCCTTGAAGCGGATCGACGCGATTTTGCGCGCGGTGCTGCGGGCCGGCTCCTACGAGCTCGAGCATCGCAAGGACGTGCCGGGCCGCGTGGTCGTATCCGAATATGTCGACGTCGCGCATGCCTTTGTCGAAAGGGACGAGACCGGCATGGTCAATGCCGTGCTCGACCAGATCGCGCGCCAGTTCCGCGCCGACGAGTTCACGCGTGGCTAG
- the ribH gene encoding 6,7-dimethyl-8-ribityllumazine synthase: MADARRAPLKDQTDITGARALIVEARFYDDIQDALLEGAVAELKAAGVTHDVITVPGALEIPAAIAIALDAADRNGKPYDAAIALGCVVRGDTIHFEIVSIESSRALMDLAVARKVPLGNGIITVNTEAQAWARARASELNKGGDAARAALAMLRIKRRLAKA; encoded by the coding sequence ATGGCAGACGCACGGCGCGCACCGCTGAAAGACCAGACCGACATCACAGGCGCGCGCGCGCTCATCGTGGAGGCGCGGTTTTATGACGACATCCAGGACGCGCTGCTGGAAGGCGCCGTCGCCGAACTGAAGGCCGCCGGCGTGACGCACGACGTCATCACCGTGCCCGGCGCGCTGGAGATTCCGGCTGCCATCGCCATCGCGCTCGATGCCGCCGACCGGAACGGCAAGCCGTATGATGCGGCGATTGCGCTCGGCTGTGTGGTGCGCGGCGACACCATCCATTTCGAGATCGTCTCGATCGAATCCTCCCGCGCCCTGATGGACCTTGCGGTCGCGCGAAAGGTGCCGCTCGGCAACGGCATCATTACCGTCAATACCGAGGCGCAGGCCTGGGCGAGGGCGCGCGCCAGCGAGTTGAACAAGGGCGGCGACGCCGCGCGCGCGGCGCTGGCGATGCTGCGGATCAAACGCCGGCTGGCAAAGGCTTAG
- a CDS encoding riboflavin synthase: MFTGIVTDIGEIVALTPTAQGQLHRMRIACRYDQTTIADGASIACNGVCLTVVASGVEGGKTWFDVDAAAETLGMTTAKHWAKGTKLNLERALKIGDELGGHIVAGHADGVATIAGRDDLPDMARFELRTTRELARFIAAKGSVTLDGVSLTVNTVEDVTFSVLIIPHTLSVTTLGGWAAGSEVNIEVDLMARYAARLSEMK, translated from the coding sequence ATGTTTACCGGAATTGTCACCGACATCGGCGAAATCGTCGCCCTCACGCCAACGGCGCAGGGGCAGTTGCATCGCATGCGGATCGCCTGCCGCTACGACCAGACGACCATCGCCGACGGGGCCTCGATTGCCTGCAACGGCGTCTGCCTGACGGTAGTCGCTTCCGGCGTCGAAGGCGGCAAGACCTGGTTCGACGTCGATGCCGCCGCGGAAACGCTCGGCATGACCACGGCCAAGCATTGGGCCAAGGGAACAAAGCTCAATCTCGAGCGTGCGCTGAAGATCGGCGACGAACTCGGTGGTCATATCGTTGCAGGCCATGCCGACGGCGTGGCCACCATCGCCGGGCGCGACGATCTGCCCGATATGGCCCGGTTCGAACTGCGCACGACGCGAGAGCTGGCGCGTTTCATCGCCGCCAAAGGTTCGGTGACGCTGGATGGCGTGTCCCTGACCGTGAATACGGTCGAGGATGTCACATTTTCGGTGTTGATTATCCCGCACACGCTCAGCGTCACCACGCTTGGCGGCTGGGCAGCAGGCAGCGAGGTCAATATCGAGGTCGACCTGATGGCCCGCTACGCGGCGCGGCTGTCGGAAATGAAGTGA
- a CDS encoding cold-shock protein: MATGTVKWFNGQKGFGFIEPSDGSKDVFVHISAVERAGLGGLAEGQKVQFELKTDKMRGKVSAENLSLV; the protein is encoded by the coding sequence ATGGCTACGGGAACAGTGAAGTGGTTCAACGGTCAAAAGGGTTTCGGTTTCATTGAGCCGAGCGATGGCAGCAAGGATGTGTTCGTGCACATCTCCGCCGTCGAGCGCGCCGGCCTTGGCGGGCTGGCCGAAGGTCAGAAGGTTCAGTTCGAACTCAAGACTGACAAGATGCGGGGCAAGGTAAGCGCGGAAAACCTGTCGCTGGTCTAA
- the thiL gene encoding thiamine-phosphate kinase: MASGKPVSGEDWLIARYFRPLATDPGAFGLDDDAAALKPSGDDLVVTTDALVEGVHFLPDDPPDAVARKALRVNLSDLAAKGATPAGFVLTLALRTADEAWLKPFAAALGEDIRQFVCPLLGGDTVSTPGPLMVSVTAFGHVPPGGMVHRSGAKPGERVMVTGTIGDAGLGLAILRGGKVHAAADTAARAMLVGRYRVPQPRVAMAEIVREYASASMDVSDGLAGDLTKLCGVSGVSAVVDLEQVPLSDAARGLVSRGIVGLETLIAGGDDYEILCTIPEERVEAFEAAAERAGVALSSIGTIVAGSSVPKFVDKEGKEIALERLSYSHF; encoded by the coding sequence GTGGCTAGCGGCAAACCAGTGTCCGGCGAAGACTGGCTGATCGCGCGCTATTTCCGGCCGCTTGCGACTGATCCCGGTGCCTTCGGTCTCGACGACGACGCTGCGGCGCTGAAGCCGTCCGGCGATGACCTCGTGGTGACGACGGATGCGCTCGTCGAGGGCGTGCATTTCCTGCCCGATGATCCGCCCGATGCGGTCGCACGCAAGGCGCTGCGGGTGAACCTCAGCGATCTCGCCGCGAAGGGCGCAACGCCGGCCGGGTTTGTGCTGACGTTGGCGCTCCGCACCGCGGATGAGGCCTGGCTAAAACCGTTCGCGGCGGCGCTGGGCGAGGACATCAGGCAGTTCGTATGTCCGCTGCTCGGCGGCGATACGGTGTCGACGCCGGGGCCGCTGATGGTTTCGGTGACTGCATTCGGCCACGTGCCGCCGGGCGGAATGGTCCATCGCAGCGGCGCCAAACCCGGCGAGCGCGTGATGGTCACGGGCACGATCGGAGACGCCGGGCTGGGGCTGGCTATCCTCCGCGGGGGGAAGGTGCATGCCGCCGCCGATACGGCCGCGCGGGCGATGCTGGTCGGGCGCTATCGCGTCCCGCAGCCGCGCGTGGCAATGGCCGAAATCGTTCGCGAATACGCCAGTGCTTCGATGGATGTCTCGGATGGGTTGGCAGGCGATCTGACAAAGCTCTGCGGCGTGTCCGGCGTGTCCGCCGTGGTCGATCTGGAGCAGGTGCCGCTGTCCGACGCGGCGCGGGGTTTGGTGTCGCGCGGCATTGTCGGACTGGAGACATTGATCGCCGGTGGCGACGATTACGAAATCCTCTGCACGATTCCGGAAGAGCGTGTTGAAGCCTTCGAAGCTGCCGCGGAGCGCGCAGGGGTTGCGCTTAGTTCCATCGGAACGATCGTCGCGGGGAGTTCAGTTCCAAAGTTCGTCGACAAAGAGGGCAAGGAAATCGCGCTGGAACGGCTGTCCTACAGCCATTTTTGA
- the nrdR gene encoding transcriptional regulator NrdR yields the protein MRCPSCNSLDTQVKDSRPTEDSAVIRRRRVCIACNFRFTTFERVQLRELTVIKRNGRRVPFDRDKLVRSLQISLRKRPVDPERVEKMVSAIVRELESGGEAEVSSEAIGEIVMEHLRQLDDVAYVRFASVYRNFREAKDFETVLGELSGEDEARIATLRK from the coding sequence ATGCGTTGTCCTAGCTGCAACAGTCTCGATACGCAGGTGAAGGATTCGCGTCCGACCGAGGACTCGGCCGTGATCCGGCGGCGGCGGGTATGCATCGCCTGCAACTTCCGCTTCACCACCTTCGAGCGGGTGCAGTTGCGCGAACTGACGGTCATCAAGCGCAACGGGCGCCGGGTGCCGTTCGACCGCGACAAGCTGGTCCGCTCGCTGCAGATCAGTCTGCGCAAGCGGCCGGTTGATCCTGAGCGGGTCGAGAAGATGGTTTCGGCGATCGTGCGCGAACTCGAGAGCGGCGGCGAGGCGGAGGTCTCCTCGGAGGCGATCGGCGAGATCGTGATGGAGCATCTGCGCCAGCTCGACGACGTTGCCTATGTGCGCTTCGCCTCCGTCTATCGCAATTTCCGCGAGGCCAAGGATTTTGAGACCGTGCTCGGCGAGCTCTCAGGCGAGGACGAAGCGCGGATCGCCACGTTGCGCAAATGA
- the ribD gene encoding bifunctional diaminohydroxyphosphoribosylaminopyrimidine deaminase/5-amino-6-(5-phosphoribosylamino)uracil reductase RibD, with translation MIFRILEDQCGQKIRESKAADQRFMQLALSLGRRGLGRTWSNPAVGAVVVKDGVIIGRGWTQPGGRPHAEPEALRRAGEAARGATLYVTLEPCSHFGKSPPCVDAVIASGIVRVVSAIEDPNPEVAGQGHAKLRAAGISVDVGLGAQEAARDHAGHFRRVRDKRPHVILKLAVSADDKIAAAGYKPVAITGEAARTRVHLLRAQCDAILVGIGTVLADDPLLTCRLPGMEARSPVRVVLDRALRIPGTSKLVQSARQTPLWVMTSDFAEAPAAVKLGAAGAPVIRVAATAQPPWLDLSAVLHALSDKGITRLMVEGGSRVASSFVASGLVDEIWLLRGPDKVGADGIPALDALPLSAITGSPAFKARASEILDNDTLTIYERTA, from the coding sequence ATGATCTTCCGCATCCTGGAAGACCAGTGCGGGCAGAAGATCAGGGAGTCCAAAGCGGCGGACCAGCGCTTCATGCAGCTTGCGCTGTCGCTCGGCCGGCGCGGGCTGGGGCGCACTTGGTCCAACCCGGCCGTCGGGGCAGTCGTCGTAAAGGATGGCGTCATCATCGGGCGCGGCTGGACGCAACCGGGCGGGCGACCGCATGCCGAGCCGGAAGCCTTGAGGCGTGCCGGCGAGGCGGCGCGGGGGGCGACGCTGTATGTGACGCTGGAGCCCTGTTCGCATTTCGGCAAGTCGCCGCCTTGCGTCGACGCCGTGATCGCCTCCGGCATTGTGCGCGTGGTGTCGGCGATCGAGGATCCCAATCCGGAGGTGGCCGGGCAGGGACATGCAAAACTCCGCGCGGCCGGAATATCAGTCGATGTCGGGCTCGGTGCTCAGGAAGCCGCGCGCGATCACGCCGGGCATTTCCGCCGCGTCCGCGACAAACGCCCGCATGTGATCCTGAAACTCGCCGTCTCCGCCGACGACAAGATCGCTGCCGCCGGCTACAAGCCCGTTGCGATTACGGGCGAGGCTGCGAGAACGCGGGTACATCTCTTGCGCGCGCAATGCGACGCCATCCTGGTTGGCATCGGCACTGTGTTGGCGGACGATCCGCTGCTGACCTGCCGCCTGCCCGGCATGGAAGCACGGTCGCCGGTACGGGTGGTGCTGGATCGCGCGCTGCGCATTCCCGGCACAAGTAAGCTGGTTCAATCCGCGCGGCAGACGCCGCTCTGGGTGATGACCTCAGATTTTGCTGAGGCGCCGGCCGCCGTGAAACTCGGTGCGGCAGGCGCGCCGGTGATACGCGTTGCGGCTACCGCGCAGCCGCCGTGGCTGGATCTATCGGCGGTGCTGCACGCGCTGTCCGACAAGGGCATCACAAGACTGATGGTCGAGGGCGGATCGCGGGTGGCGTCATCCTTCGTCGCGAGCGGCTTGGTCGATGAAATCTGGCTGTTGCGCGGTCCTGATAAAGTCGGCGCTGACGGCATTCCCGCGCTGGACGCATTGCCGCTGTCGGCAATCACCGGGTCGCCCGCGTTCAAGGCACGTGCTAGCGAAATACTGGATAACGACACGCTTACGATTTACGAGCGCACTGCCTAA